The DNA sequence GGAGCTTTAAGAGGAACTAAAATAACCATTGAAAATTGTACAAGCCACAAGACAACACACTGTGCTCAGCTACTGTTAAAACCAAGGGAGAAAAGACTTACTGTTGGTATGTTGCTGTATGGCTGTGAACAGTAATGGATCTTAGGTCAAGTGGGAAAcagataaagatttatttttggtGAAGAgtaactttctttttctaaaatatcatTCAGGAGAGACGATGCAGTGGTGAGGACAAAGAAAAGGACATGAATAAGCTGGTCTAAGATGCTTTACAAAAAGCCTGTCGTATCCAGCTAAAATATTACACTCTGAGGACTTGCTTAAGAAAGTCTGCACCCAGAGATGTGGTCCCATGCTAATTTACCAGCTCCCTATCCTTTAACCTTGGCCTGCTGGCAGGGGTTTTATGAATTGGTTGAAAGAATAGACTCAAAGGATTATTTGACACACcattcagtaaaaaagaaaagcaaagacctCATTCTCTCTCAGTCTTTACTACACTTATTTTCAGACCTTATTTCATACTTGTCACTTCAGTCCTTCCAGTTTGACTTGACTTGAGTTGGCTCAAGCCAAACTTGTGAGTAACTAACTTCAGCCAAGTCCCTCTATCAAGTACTCACAGAGGGCTTTCCACACCATTGTTTTCTGTCTCAGGTGCCAGGGTCCCCAGCTCTTTCTTCCACAACCTGGCATTCAACAGATTCCTGTCCAACCTTGTTCCCACCTCCATAGCCATCTAGCTCAGGGGTCCCGCAGCTAGAGATCAGCTTTTCCTCCTCTACACTCTTCCTCCAGCATTCAAGATACAGATCTGTGCCAACATGGCACAAAGCCAGACCCCGGAGTCTGGCTGCCTTCCCATGACCTCACTCATCTCCTCTACACCCCTCAGGGTCCTACCATCAACTCTTCCCGGCCCTCTGGGAGCCCTGCTCCCTCTCTGTCACTTCCCAGCAGGGCTTACCTGTTTCTAACTAAAGAGACGCTTCAGAGAAGGCTAGCACAAGATAAAAGGCGGCTTTCTTATGCCTTTAAAAACATGATAAATAAAGGGGAGCTGGATCCGTATTAGTGCATTATGTCTGCTTATATGCCAGGAAAAGCTATAGAAGTGGTTTCAACACTGAGGCCATCAACTGTTTGAAGAACTGACACAAATATTTAACAGCAAGTGAAAACGAACAGCTAACGCGTTCAAAAACCTATAGAAAGTGCGACAGTTCCCCCTAgtgacttcaaaacaaaacaaaacaaaaaccagcctACCTTTCTGCTTATTATTTCCAGTTACTCAGCGatacaaaaagaataaaacaaaccaCATGTATTTCAACTACGTTATAAAAGAATCAAAGACGGTCCAGCAACAGAGAACAAAAGTAGATGAGGAGACTATCCttaattttctgaaaaagctcTTCCGATAAcgaaaagcaaaaacaatactAACAATTTATTGCAAACGCTCATAGCTTTACAACGTCGACGCTGCGGGCAACTGGCAAGGCGCCAAGACACCACGCCGGGGagaccggccggccggcagcgcaagcggcggcggcggcggcggcccctgtCAGCACGACCGacgccgccggcggggccccacggccgcccctcGCGCTCCCCTCCGCTCGTGTCCGTTaaccgccgcgccgcgggcgggGCCAGGCAGAGGCGCCAGGCGCGTGCGGCAGCGCCGCCGTGGCCAGGGCAACGCGCGCGCGCAGAGAGGCCGTTGCGGCCGTTGGCCCCTGCGCTCGCCGGCGCCCCGCAGCCatgccccggcggcggcgaggcggcagcgccgcgctgAGGCGGCAGCAGGACCGGGCGCTGAGCAGCACCATGCGCGTCGTGCGGGAGCTGGGCCCCACCGCCTTCCTGCTGCAGGAGGACGGCCAGGACGGCGCGCCGCTgcgggtgcgggcggcggcggcaggccggCCGCCCTTTGCCCGGCCGCCCTTTGCCCGGCGGGCCTTTCCTCACCTGGGAGAGCGGGCCTCGCCAGACTCCTCTTCCGGAGCCTGCTGCTTCAGCGCTGCGACTTCCCTGCCTTCAGGTGGCCGTAGCTGAGGTCTGCTGCTTCTTGTTATCTTTGACAGGTGTGCCTGGGAGAGCCTCACTCGTGCACCTGCTCCACCTTCCTGAGGGAGAAGGCCCTCTGTAAGCACATCTGCTGGTGAGTCGGTGCTCCACGGGGCAGAGCATCACGGCAGTAAGGACAGCAGTGCTAGGAAAGGGCTGATAGCAATGTAGGAACTCCTGGAGGTGAAAAAACGTTACCTGGCAAGCTcggatgttttatttttcatgtccaTTTGAGAGTGGTGTGGGAGTGGTGATTCTTTGTACAGGCTGAAGACCTCAGAGCCTGTCTGCATGGTCCAATTTacttctgcaaaggaaaactgaGATAGACAGTCATTGGAGCATAATATATGTACATCAGTTGCTTCTACATAGCATGCTGGAACTACCAACAACATGTAcctattttttgcttttaatgccagggaaaaaaaggaaatgcatatcACAGCAGGTGTGCTTATGttggaacaaaaataaatgtgatatCAAAAATAGTCACGTGAGATCCAGATAGTCACTCCTTAGATAGATGATATATATGTTTCAAACTTATCAAGAAACCCAGCTTCAACCACAACGGCATACATCTGAGGGGAGAATTTAGAATGAACCTAGGTATTCTTCAGGGTCCGATAAACTACCCCGTATAATCAGAATTCAGTTATGAACCACATCCGTTAACATGAAGTGTGAATAAACTAGCACAACCATGATTAAATTTCAGTACTAGAAAACAGTTTACAAGCTGAAGTCTGCAAATCTTACCAGTGCCTATTTATCTTTGTACATTTTTGTTCCTTAAGGTTTTTGACTGACGAGCAGAAATCAATGAAATTGTTTGCTGCTGCCATGAGTAGCtgtccctttctcttttccctattATGGATGTATTGTTTATCTTGGGATTGGATGGGCTGAATCAAAACCCACTAAATCAATGGAAAATTACTCATTTTTTGGTCTAAGTTAGTTTTTTAGCTGTCTCGTGAGAGTAACCAGGTCACTGAAGGAATCAAACAAGCTCAGAAGGTGACAAGAATATGAGCTCGGAGTGGGACTATCCCTCTGATGGCggttttcatttaaatttattaAACTGAACAATTTACTACCTTAAGATAACATAAGTCTGTAAGTCTGTGTAAGACTCTTAGCTGTTCCACTTATATTGTAAAACTGAACTAACAAGTAACTAACTTTAGATTGATGTTTTCACATACCAGATATTTTGATTATACGTTATAGGATATTGCTGAAAAAGTACCGATTACCAAGAGATCATGAATGTAAGTATTAGGCTATTTTATGACTTGCATGTAGAGCTTACCAACTTTAAAGCAATATCCTCTGGAGTTTGGATAAAATTTGTTTATAGATCATTGtctgtcttctcctcctctccctcctccacctcAAAAAAAGTTTAGTGCTCCTTAGGTATTTTCCAATTCACTTCATTTTTCTAATGCGGAACACTTTCTGTTACATCACTGATTACAACTGTAGTTTCAAGAAAAATGTAAACatggaaaaaggcaaacagtGCAACAGTTtcagatacatatatataatgcAGGCTATTAAATTATAAAAGCACCTTGTACTGAAGTTAATCCAGAATGCTGTCAAGATGCTGAGTTTAGCAACTTACCAGTGTAGTCACAGACAAATTTGGTGCTTCACTTTGTAAGAAATTAGCTATAGAAGTATAGGTCATCTTTGGTCACCTTTTTGTAGTGAGTCCTTCACCGTGAATTAAAATAACGGCCATTGTTTTTCTAGCTTAGGGCAACATTTCTACTTTGGTAGCATCTGGACTGTACTATTTCATGAATATTGCCAGTGTCATGGAAATTCCCCCTCAGGCTTCTGGGGATGGGTGGAAGGAAAGCTGTACAAAATATAAAGCTTTACTGTTTTTGATATTTGTGACCTTCTGTCACCAAAACAATAGCTTTCTAATACAGAGGGTGTAGTCTGTATGTCCAAGTTAGCTTTCTGACCTGAGTCAGGATCATTTCCTTAAAAGTTCTCACAGCTTAGGCTATTAGGAACCAGATTTTCAACTGGTTTGTTATGGTTCTTTTCATAGAACTTGTGTGGGAAGAGGAACTTGAATAACTTAAATACCCTGCAGAATAATTAGTTTAAATAACTTTTCCTGGGTAGTAGCCATAACAAAGCAGGTGAACAGAAACCAACCTTAAAGAATGGCTAGCATCCAAAGAGTTGctgcaaaaaaatacatatacatgcaaaCCCAAACGTCTTGGAAGTAGCCAGAACCTAGGCTGTATTTTTCTAATAGAATCAGATTTTAGAACATTTTGCTTTCTAAACTATTGTACAGACAAAATAATTGCAGTGAGAAGTGAACAGGATTTCATCTTAACTCATGAACAGACGCATTCTTAATTATTTTCTTGCTATGGTATATAATGACGTGCGGTATCAGAAATGATGGTGCAAGACTTAATTCTTTGGcatttggaaaacattttatctttttgaaCAGAGGCCTCTAGAGACATAAAAACATTATGCTCTTTATTTTTCCAACATACAGTATTTCTAGAAACACTTCCACAGCCTTTTGGACTGAAACACCGTTTTGACCAACACATGTATTTAGCGAACCAAATTTAAGTTTTTCCTTGAAAACTTTGTTCTTTAGGAACATCTTGGATTCATTTTTGCCTTGGACATCATTTTAGATGAGAACACGCATAAGCAAAATTATTAGTTTCTGTGCAAGCTAGATAAAACGATTTACAACTTTTTAGGGGCTGAAACATACCGAGTATATTTGATAGAGATGGTCCCTACTACATTTTATAGGTGGAGAGCTATTACAGCTAAGTGCAGAGTCACTGCCAAAAAGCTTAaatttttgtatttacttttggTAGATGCCCTTAAGTTGGGTCTTCTGGAAAGAGAAATTGAGGATATGCTTCAGCGACTACAACACCAACAGACATTAAATCCTGGGCAAACTCTCTTCTCACAAACATTAAAGGAGGAGAATGATAGATGcattcatcaaaaaaaaattgGTGTAGAGGACGTCTGTCCCATTTGTCAGGAGGAGTTACTAAAGAAGATGCTTCCCATCACTTACTGCAGGTTAAGTATAcaatttgtttgttgttttgctaTATTTCTAATTACAGAACGTTACAAGGATCTTTTAGTTTAGCTAGCTTCAATACATAAGAATATACGACAGTTGTTATAGCCCTTTCCAATCCAGAAAATTCAGCAGTCCCAGGAATTAAACTGTggagggcaggagaaggaggaaaagggaagactGCTTAGTATTGCTTTGTGATTTTCCTAGACGCTTACAGAAAGATTATGGAAATTGTCATTTGTTTTCTGCAGATATAGCTGTGGTAACAATGTGCACATAAAATGTATGAAAATTTGGGCTGACCACCAAGATGACCTGGGGGCTGACTCTGTAGTAAAGTGTCCACTCTGCAGGGAAGAATTTGCACCTCTGAAGCTCATTCTAGAAGAATTTAGAAACTCTAGTCAACTTGTGACTGCAACAGAGAAAGCAAGACTGGATAGGCACCTCGGAATACCTTGTAATAATTGCAGAGCATTTCCAATTGTGGGAAGGTGCTACAAGTAggtatttttaaatcaagatcTTGACAGTATTATGTCTTTGAGTATCTCTTACAACTTTTTGCTTAATCCTCTGTCTTTATTATAAGTAACCAAATAATTTCATCCACAGAATAGACAACATTATTTCTTCTGATTCAATTGTAATTAATTTCTGGTAAATTCATGTTCTAAAGTTATCTAAATAATAGGCATAATTGCTAATGGTGTGTGAAAGCAATCATCATTCTAGAATTCTCTCTTGGTTTACCAGTGTTTGACTTGATGGAGGCCTAGGTAGTGATGATGTAAGAGGCGCTTTATTAGAAGACTTGGACTCCTCTGATTGGACTTATTGGGAGCCATGGGTAATTTAAGTAGCTTCCGGCTGAAACAGTACCTTGGTCCATATAAGCAGTGTCACCTCTTGTAATTGTCTGTCAAGGTCATCATGTGGACTAACAGCTTTTTTCTTCACGTCTGCTTTAAATCAAGTTCACATCAGACATATTCTTGATATTTGGCCATTTGGGGTTAAGATGGTTTTTCCCTGTAAAACTATAATAGctgtcaaataatttaaaataatggaaaGCCACATTTGTAAATTACAGAGTCTTATAGCTTACGCTTagattttattctgctttcattttaaactgtACTTTCCTGAAGAGCCTATCCACAAAGACTTCTTTATGAAAGATATAAAGGTTTAGCAAAATGAAGACTTTTTCTCCTCATGCCGACTCAATATGTGCTTTatatataaacaaacataaaGAAACgtaaagaaagcattaaaagcataaaaagcattaaagcataacatttttaaactctctttttgTGCAGTACCTCTCCAAAACAATTCTGTAGTATGCATTTGGGATTGTCATTTTCCAACTAGTAAATTCAGTACTCATACTCCTACTGTATCATGAAATGCTAACTGTTGTTATCCTAACTCCttactctgtttttgtttttccttttaggtGCACTGAGTGTATTGAGTATCACCTATGTCACGAATGTTTCACTGGCTTTTGCCATTCTCCACATGTTTTTGTCTTCAGACAGGTACcaaacaggttttcttttttgtattctgCCCTGACCTATATAGCATCATTTGATCTCATTTTGCTTAGACAAATCATGCTTTTAGCTAAGTGTAATTCAATGCAGGTTCTGCAATATATAGATGGACACTGAGATGTGAAAATTTAACCTCTTAAACTAAAAGAGCTTAGTTATCCCCTGGCTCTGTAAGTTACAATTGTGGCACCCTTTTGTGGACAGTAGATGCAAATAAATCCTAGCTTACTTAACATACCTTTCTAGTTTGCTTGTGTAGGTAAGGCCTTACAGTTGGCAAGGTGACGCAAAAAAGGGTTATAGTCACTAACAGTAAATGATAAGGCCTAGAACTAGAGGGCAGAAGCCACAAAATTAAGGAGCTCAAGTGTTTCACTGTGAGTTTGTACTGCTCTATAGATAGCTGGTTCTTTTATACCATTAGGTCACTGTGTAGAGTCAGAGCTGTGAAAATCAGTGAATTCAAGTTACCATAACAACCATAAATGGATACATTCAAACTTGTCTTTGAACTTAATTTTGTTTCCACCTTATCTGTTGATTTCCCGAAATATTAGCTCTTCAAGTTTGCTATTCGTGAGTTGTCTTGAAAACAATGAGAATTTCTTCAAGTCTTAGTTCAAGACTTTAGATATTTTTGATTCCAGGCCTTGCAAAAATTTGAATAAGAGATTTTACTTAAAGTGCCCGTTAGTTCTATTTGCCTCAACTAAAATAGTTAGGAAACAGATTTGTTGAATTGTCTTCAGCACCTCTTTCCATCGTTTACAAGAGAGTTTATATCTTGAGTTCAGCTTGTTTCAATTACTTTTGCACgttacagaagagaaataagagatGGAGATCTCTTGAACAGCTTTCAGAACTCTCAGCCCATGGAAGAAAACTTAAAAGCTTTAACCCAGGAAATAATTCTAAAGAAGCAGCATTACATCTTCAGGAGAAGTAAGAGCCAGTCTTTTTCCATACTACTTTTTTATAAGAAATGTGAAAAGTTCTCTAaccactttcttttcttcagcagtatctgaaaaaataataattactatACATAgagcaataaatatatttttataacagcATATAGCAATTAATATTTCCAATAAAGCAGCAAATCATCTTAAAATAGTTACAATTAAATATACTTTGCAAACTAAGGAATTCTTCTCATATAGTTTAGAAACTTACACTACAAATACTGGAAGAAATAGTTAAAATTTTCAGAGTTAAAATATCCCTTGgttaacagcattaaaaaaaaatcaaatttttactcttaaaaatgAGAGAATTGATAGTTTTATTgtacaaaaatgaaatacatcaTATAGCAAGAAACAAAAACTTTTGCCCTTTCCTGTATCTGACACATCAATGTACAAGACTTCTCACCAGGAAGACAGTACTACCTGATGTAGTTGCTGCATACATATCAACGTTTAGAAAACCTCAGAAAGTGACATACCAGAATCATCTGAGAAATGAACCAGTACTATCCAAATCAAAGACTGCAGATATTTCTGTACCCTTGTATTATGAACATCTGTTCAAGGTAGTCACTCTTTTATATAATATAAAAACCTTCACCACTACTTGAAAGTTGATCAGACTTCTCTCTCTGCCTTACTCCTTTGTcgaaactctttaaaaaaagctaCTAAGAAGAATGATTTACTGAGATGCTTATGCAAACATTGTGcactcaaaattaaaaaagagaagaataccACTTACCTGCCAAAGTAGACTACAGGATTAGGTTCAAGGGCTATAGTTAGGAATCCAAATGAAAGCAAGATATGATCTCACATAATTTCAAAACAAAGGTAGCTTTGCAAGAAAATCAGAATATTTGGGTTAATTTCTTGTCCCTGTTACAAATACTGAGCTTGGACCTTAAAAAACCTTTGTTCTTCTTGCTCAGATAAATTGATGTAGAAATTATTAGGTAAAATTTAATGGCTTATGTTAGGCAGCTGTTCAGGTTAAATGAACATATTGGTTTTCTGGGAGGTGTGCCTGCTCATGCCTGTCATAGTAGGATCAACATCACTGGAATAGCTTTTGCAGCAACTGGTTTAGGGGATTGTTTATCCCATTCAACAATTAACGGTACTGTTAAAGAGAAATTTCTATCAAAAGCCAACTTACCATTCTTAAGTGTTCAGTTGCTGTTTCTCCTAATCTTCTAATTACTCctaatttactgttttttttgttttgttttaggacaAGTTGTACTCCAAAGGGCATTGTAAAATCTTTACCCAGCGTATTAGTTAGAAAACATAGTCATTTACTTGCTCCAGGTATTCAGTGTAGACACTGCTTGAAGCCCTTTCACCTTGGTCAACATGTCAGACTCCTACCATGTAATCATAaggtaagagaaaataaattgctcTAAATGTTAAAGAACCAAATCTTAACCTGCTAGCTCGTAGCACATCAGCTTTTCCACAACTCCCACTGGTAACCCTCCAGTACATAATTTAACTGAACGCTCAAGGCACCACTGATAAGGGTGCTCATGTGGCTAGTCTGCAAGTTTGCATCCTGGTTTAACAGTATACCTGAGTTTTAATATCTGCTTTAAGACACAGGAAGCATCCTGGTCAGAAGTGGCAGCTAAAAATCAATTTGTACAAACTGATGACAGGTAGCAGCATAATGAAATGGTCTGATGTGTGATTCTCTGTTAGTGATGAACCAGACTGTCAACTAGTTCAGTCTGCATTCTTATCCTTGGAGCTCAGAAAACGTGAAAAAGATTCGAAGCAAATACTGTATCCAGGATATGCGTATGTATGAGTATTAGGGACAATTCAAATACTCTTCACAGTTCCCTGTTGTTATTGATGTTTACTTCTCTACAGAACAAACTGTGAATAATGGAAGCAGTGGCTGCACACAATTCCACTTTATTGCACTTTTGCTTAGGAGCCGACTCTGGTTCACTGTTCATTTTCTTCCAATTCCCAGTGCATTCAGGAAGAACTTAGAAGCATCTTGagcaaatttaaatttttaaatttgtagACTGGAAAATATTGTTTTGCAAAGATTTTATCTCCCTGGGGTATTGAAATGTTGAAATATTGCCTGTCCAGGTTTGCTAGTTAATGGGCTGAAGCCAAATTAAACAGCTTCTTTCCGTGATCCTTAGTTAGTATCATGAACTGAGTTAGCACCCTGCCAGCCTTTGCGAGACATATTTACATCCACTGAGAAGTTCCTAATTTCAAACATTTAGCTGTGCAGCCTTGATTTCTCTCAGTACTTTTTGCAAAAAGGAGATGAGTTTGTCTGAAATTTGGGCAGCCTTGTGCAAGTCAGCAGTAAATTTCATAATCTACAATTACATATTAGCCAGCTAACCTGTCAGGTTCATCTTTGTTAGTTTGTACCAGCACCCATAAACAAGTCCACAGAAGATACCCCTTTTTCcgatttatttaaataaagctagCTTACCTGACTAGAAGTATTTCTTCATTGATAACACGATAGCAGTAATATAAATCCAACCCCTTGATTAGTTCATTTGCAGGGTCTTTGTTACAGTCTCAGTAGTTAATGCCCTTTAAATCCAGAATTGATATGGAacagagtgaaaaacagaattGGGCTGAAAGGGAAAGTTAGTGGAGTCAGCACCGATTCTTTGTATTAGTGaatatgtatataattatatTCTCTGTGAGTTAGTTGAAGTCACTTGATATTTGAAGCACCTTAAGAAATGTGATTTAAATGCCAGTTTACAGCAGTCAGTAAGCTAACTTTTTTTCACTCTGTCGGTACCCAAAGTTTAAAATCTATTCATCATATACATGAGCAACATAGGCCCCCCTGGTGGTCAGTGAATATAGCCTAGGTTAGCACACAAGCTTAGAGAAGAGGCTTTTTGGAATTATTGTTATATGCAAAAACAATACAATTGATTAGCCCATATTTAGCTGAAAAGTATTATCATGCAacagctgatttttctttttctttttaagtttcatAGGGAATGTATTGACAATTGGCTACTGCAGCAAAGAAACACATGTCCTATTGATGAATATGTTGTATACAATCCTTTGATTTGGAAGGATATGGCAGCCAAACATGGAATCTGCCCAACAGGTTCTCACAGAAACGTTAGCAAACTTGCAGAGCAAGTGGAACCAGAAATTTTTATATCTGGAAAAGGATTGCTTCTCAAGCAAACATTATCTGGACATGCATCAGAAAGTTCTCAAAGTGGCTTCAAGAAGCCTTATAACAAAGATGTGGCAGACTCTCTAAGCTCTTTTGAGACATCATTTTGCAAGAAGTCCAATACCATCAGATCTAGAAAGAATGACATTCGTAATGCTGGGAGAAGCCAATATCAGTTTGAGTGTAGCAACATGGACGAAGtagttccttttaaaaaagatatGGACTGTGATAATTGCACTATTCTAAGATATCCCAGGGAGTTGAATTTTGAAATCAAGCTGGGTGCAGCAAGCCATCCCTCAAAAAGGGCCAGTAAGGATGTGGGAAACGCCAGCCATCAAAGCAGACTTTTAACAAGACGACCACCTAAACATCATAATCTGAAcattaaaacagcaaaaacagatTTATTACTGGAGGCAATTCCACTGCATACCAGCTCATGATTATTGTGTTTTAGATAACATAGCTGTAATGTTTACTTTCCTACTCCATACCTAAGATTTCATAAAAAATGGGAAACAAGTTAATAAATGAATACTCAGATGTCATGAACTGTAGCTACTACAAAAATTTAGTCTGAGCGTTCCTCACAGCACTAAGTTAATCTGCTCAAATAAACACAGGAACTGATATGGCTGATGTAGATGCATCTCAAAAACAGTCAAGACACCTGTAAAA is a window from the Struthio camelus isolate bStrCam1 chromosome 6, bStrCam1.hap1, whole genome shotgun sequence genome containing:
- the ZSWIM2 gene encoding E3 ubiquitin-protein ligase ZSWIM2; the encoded protein is MPRRRRGGSAALRRQQDRALSSTMRVVRELGPTAFLLQEDGQDGAPLRVCLGEPHSCTCSTFLREKALCKHICWILLKKYRLPRDHEYALKLGLLEREIEDMLQRLQHQQTLNPGQTLFSQTLKEENDRCIHQKKIGVEDVCPICQEELLKKMLPITYCRYSCGNNVHIKCMKIWADHQDDLGADSVVKCPLCREEFAPLKLILEEFRNSSQLVTATEKARLDRHLGIPCNNCRAFPIVGRCYKCTECIEYHLCHECFTGFCHSPHVFVFRQKRNKRWRSLEQLSELSAHGRKLKSFNPGNNSKEAALHLQEKTSCTPKGIVKSLPSVLVRKHSHLLAPGIQCRHCLKPFHLGQHVRLLPCNHKFHRECIDNWLLQQRNTCPIDEYVVYNPLIWKDMAAKHGICPTGSHRNVSKLAEQVEPEIFISGKGLLLKQTLSGHASESSQSGFKKPYNKDVADSLSSFETSFCKKSNTIRSRKNDIRNAGRSQYQFECSNMDEVVPFKKDMDCDNCTILRYPRELNFEIKLGAASHPSKRASKDVGNASHQSRLLTRRPPKHHNLNIKTAKTDLLLEAIPLHTSS